The genomic stretch CGGCTAGGAGATGCAATTATCAAATTTTGGAACGGTTTGCCACAAATGTTAATTAACGCATGGCAATTCGGTCGTTCGGATCCCAGGAAGGTCATATTCGGAGCTAAGATTGGTCTAGCATTGGTGTTATTATCCGTGCTTATATTCTTGAAACAAGAACCATTCAAGTCTCTCAGTCGTTACTCTGTTTGGGCTCTTCTCACTGTTGTCGTCGTCTTTGAGTTCAGCATAGGTAAGAACAATTCATCcttgattttgtttcttgtttgagCTTCTCTTACAGATTGACAGAGAAAAATGGTTACTTTAAAATGTTTTAATGTGAATTACTTATCTGTCGTCATTCAGTTATTGTCTTCCTGTGTTTTGTCTTTGAATGGCTATGCGTTTTGAGTTTGTTAAGTGCATATTTTGATCTGCAGGAGCAACCCTTAGCAAAGGGCTTAATCGTGGGTTGGGGACATTGTCTGCTGGAGGACTTGCTCTGGGCATGGCAGAGCTGTGTACACTGACTGGAGAGTGGGAAGAAGTTTTCATTATTATCAGTATTTTTATTGTAGGTATGAATCTTATGATCATGAGAATGAAACTTTATGCTATAAATGTTATGTTCTttgtttacattttattttctttcccattcATAACAtgtgcttttgttttctttttgttcttttgtggtTGTGGCATCTATTGTGTTTGATTAGGATTCATTTCATCCTTTGCGAAACTATACCCCACGATGAAGCCATATGAATATGGGTTTCGGGTGTTCTTGTTGACATATTGTTTCATAATGGTATCTGGGTATAGGACGAAGCAATTTATCGAGACAGCAGTATCTCGCTTCCTGCTTATTGCCCTTGGTGCCGCTGTTTGTTTGGTTGTAAACATATGCATTTACCCTATTTGGGCTGGAGAAGATCTGCACAACTTGGTGGTAAAAAATTTCCTCGGTGTTGCCACTTCTTTAGAAGGTTGGATTATGTTTCATTAGTAAAtatctcctctcttttttttttcagagagATGGagttgtaagattttttttttttttttttttttttttttttttttttttttttttttttttggctctgGTTATTTTACATTTGGGAATTTTTCCTTCGAGCTTTTCTGTAGGTATTGTTAATTCGTACCTGCTATGTGTTGAATATGAGAGGGTTCCTTCAAAAATTCTTACCTACCAAGCTTTGGATGATCCAATGTACAGTGGCTACAGGTCAGCTGTAGAATCTACCAGCCAAGAGGATAGTCTGGTATGCATTTGTTGCAACTGCTGTCCATGCATTTCATAAGatcatttcccccccccccNNNNNNNNNNNNNNNNNNNNccccccccccccaattagCATTTCATTTGACTGAAAGGGAAGTAAATTATCATTTTAACTTATTCTTGATTTTGCAGATAAGTTTTGCCATCTGGGAGCCGCCACACGGTCGTTATAAAATGTTCAATTATCCATGGAGGGACTATGTCAAAGTAAGCGGTGCATTGAGGTATTGTGCATTCATGGTCATGGCTTTGCATGGATGTATACTGTCAGAAATACAGGTGGGTATGTCTTCTCGTCCCTATAGTTATCAAATATACCATATGTTTTTGTCATGTCTTAGGGCTACTTTTTGTTTGTGTTAAACGATGTATAATCCTTCTTGGGAAGTTTGTCTTAAATGTCTATTGCCGTAACATGTCTTTGTTGTACAAGTCATGAGAAACACTTAACCATTATTAGTACTAAGCCAAGTTGTTGGCTCAATCGCTTGGAAATCAATTTTTGTGACTGCAGATTTTTGGTACTTCTTTCTATAGACTTAAAAATCTTGTATTTTGACCCAAGGTGTAATTGTTCTTCACTCACTGTTCAAGCATGACTGTTCTATCAGACTAGAAGTTCTATCTATGAAGTTATTCATCGTATATCTTTTTCCTATTTGGTCATATGACCAGATGGCATCACCTACTATGAAGTTATTCCCTTTTTAATTTGACAGTGCTCTCTGCTGCTTACCTACCAAGAGAGGTGGATATAGTTGCTTTCTGCAAATTTTAAGTGCAAAGGTGCTAGGAGACTTCAATATCTCTTAGAATATGACTTATGAAATGAATCACATTTACCTGAGTTTGTCTTGCTTTGTATTTTATGTCTCATGTATCTCTTAATTGAACATCAGTGAAATAACTGAAATCATCTATATATCTGACTGTGGTATCACTGAATTGTTTTCTTTTACAAGGGTTTTTCTGTACACTTGATCATGTTTTTTGTATTGCTAGTGCTTTAGGgggttctgttcatcctttcctTTGTACTCCCATTATTTAATAAGTTTTGTTCTTCTACCCCAAAATAGATTTTGcttctttgaatttttatcCAAGGGCTAATCTTAAAGAATTTTGGCCCTGAGACATCTTTTCTGTTGGCGGCATATATCATATAGATATTTAACAACTTGACAGCACATGCAGCCATGAAGATGAAGGATAAGTAATATTTGTTCAGGTCTCTAGGTTAATTAATCCATTATGatatattaccaaaaaaaaaaagtccattaTGATACATGCTCATTGCttagcaccttttttttttttttttttgggttgggggtggggaggggggagtGAAGGAGCTAATGAGAAATAATTATGTTCAAATGCATTTAACTGATACAtctgatgcattttattagATCAGTGaaatgtattttttcttttcttcacccTCTATCCTTACTGGAGTCGTCCTACCTTGTTATGTCAAAATTTATGTATACAGGCACCCCCAGAACGAAGAGAAGTCTTTCATAAGGAGCTGCTGAAAGTAGGTACCGAAGGTGCTAAATTGTTACGTGAACTTGGcaacaaagtaaaaaaaatggagaagttGAGCCCTGGAGACATACTGGCAGGGGTACATGAAGCAGCAGAAGAATTGCAGAAGAAGATAGATCAAAAATCATATCTTCTCGTTAACTCTGAGAGCTGGGAAATCGGAAAACGACCAACAGAAGACTTGGAAAATCCTGAGGATGCTCTCAATAATCTAAATGATGAGAAAAGGCACCTGGGGTTCAAATCCCTCAGTGAAACTGTGCTGGATATTAGATCATTCCCTCAGTCAAAAACCTGGGATATTCGAAATGGTAAAACAATTGTGAACTCCTCTCTGCCTCCAGGTCCCTCAGACAACATGTTCAAATCATTGCCTTCACGTTTCTCAATCAATCCTCATGGTGTTGTTCTTATTGAAGAAGAATCCAAAACATATGAAAGCGCAAGTGCCTTGTCTTTGGCAACATTTGCTTCACTCTTGATCGAATTTGTTGCAAGGcttcaaaatcttgttgattCATTTGAAGAACTTAGTGAGAAAGCAAAATTTAAGGAACCCATTGAGGAACCTGCAGCAACAGAGGTAGTTGGGTTTTGGAGAAGATTGTCTAGATGCTTCTGGTTCAAGAATTGAGATCTGGACACCTCTTGATTCAAGTATCAAGATCATTAACTCAGTGCCATAATGAAGCCCAGACAGATTACAAGGTTGATCCAGCCCATGCTACTATTACTTATAAAAATGGCTATAGTTGAATGAAAACGAAATCCCACTGGGTTATTTATTGTTGGCTACCCTGGCTGATTTGTTACAGCTGGTGTTTCTCAGAAGGACAAGGAGCTCTCCAGTTATAATTTCAACGAAAACTGTTGGACTAACAGTGATGTAACCAAGGGAATAAAAGTTTTGCCATCAAAGAAACTAACTGGATAGATATGCAAGAGAAATTTGCCTTTTTAAGTGCAAATCTGGATGAACAGAACAATATGATATAATGGTTGATGAGATTTTTACAGGAACACTTGGTGAGCCCAGCAAACAGGACAGGAGTTAAGAtggaacaccccccccccctattTCGGTCTTGTATTAATGAAATCAGGTCGTATTGAACCGGCAGCAAGCCAGAATAAAATGAATCAATGTATCACTCACTGTTTCTCAACTCTTGTTTATTTTGATTGCAGAGATGTATGCTAAACATTTAAACTAAAGAAAGCTAAAAGCCAGATTAGAAGGTGATGGATGATGACCATCAGTGCGTATTTAaccttctccccctccccaaTCCCGAGTATGGATCAGATCCTCATACGAGTACGGTGTTTGATCCCcacttagattttatttaatctctctcttcttttaattggcTTTTATTTTGAGTGGAATATAAATGTGAATCAAACACCATACGAGAATCATTGTCAGGATTGGACCTGATCTAGAATCCCCAACACCAAAAAGAAGAGGACCTTGGTTCTTTCAGTCTCCGCGAGTAACCTTGTTTACGTgactttttaccctttttttggtttttaaagCAAGCATTAAGCTAAATACTCCTCATTCGCACTCGGATCTTATATCTCCCTCACCCTTTATCGGCATAATTGATATTTGGTAAATTTTCGATCATATGACAGGTTGAAACCTTAAAATTTGACACGTAACCAATCAAGAGATCCATCTATATATGCAACTATTAGAGTTAGTCACATCTGCCCTCCTTATAGTCAAGATGAAGCATGATTTAGGGGTAATACTGGAGGGTGGGGATCCATGCCCGGGTGTTCTA from Macadamia integrifolia cultivar HAES 741 chromosome 11, SCU_Mint_v3, whole genome shotgun sequence encodes the following:
- the LOC122092692 gene encoding aluminum-activated malate transporter 9-like — protein: MAGKIGSMKHIFAEKSRERLLLHKGYSLLGSDSEVEETRCGCFGRLGDAIIKFWNGLPQMLINAWQFGRSDPRKVIFGAKIGLALVLLSVLIFLKQEPFKSLSRYSVWALLTVVVVFEFSIGATLSKGLNRGLGTLSAGGLALGMAELCTLTGEWEEVFIIISIFIVGFISSFAKLYPTMKPYEYGFRVFLLTYCFIMVSGYRTKQFIETAVSRFLLIALGAAVCLVVNICIYPIWAGEDLHNLVVKNFLGVATSLEGIVNSYLLCVEYERVPSKILTYQALDDPMYSGYRSAVESTSQEDSLISFAIWEPPHGRYKMFNYPWRDYVKVSGALRYCAFMVMALHGCILSEIQAPPERREVFHKELLKVGTEGAKLLRELGNKVKKMEKLSPGDILAGVHEAAEELQKKIDQKSYLLVNSESWEIGKRPTEDLENPEDALNNLNDEKRHLGFKSLSETVLDIRSFPQSKTWDIRNGKTIVNSSLPPGPSDNMFKSLPSRFSINPHGVVLIEEESKTYESASALSLATFASLLIEFVARLQNLVDSFEELSEKAKFKEPIEEPAATEVVGFWRRLSRCFWFKN